Proteins encoded within one genomic window of Anopheles gambiae chromosome 3, idAnoGambNW_F1_1, whole genome shotgun sequence:
- the LOC1277953 gene encoding mitochondrial Rho GTPase isoform X2, which yields MVAWSVSHKRHVRILLVGDQGVGKTSLILSLVSEEFPEDVPLKAEEITIPADVTPEQVPTNIVDYSAAEQSDEALAEEIRKAHVVCIVYSVDCEETLDGITERWLPMVQKCSEMERKPVVLVGNKIDLVDYSTIDHVLSIMEDYPEVESCVECSAKTLHNISEMFYYAQKAVLHPTAPLYIMEEQDLTEACKKALVRIFKVCDIDGDGLLNDYELNHFQRRCFNAPLQPQVLDEVKAVLMKNTPDGIRDDSVTLSGFLFLHCLFIQRGRNETTWAVLRRFGYNESLAMSDEYLHPPVKIPPGSSTELSHRGQQFLVSLFERSDRDGDGALSPTEFQKLFSACPSPPFSTDIKRTIPTNENGWPTLHGWLCRWSLMTLVDVNKTLEYLAYLGFNVHENESQLAAIHVTRERRIDLAKKQNSRTVYMCHVIGAKEAAKTTFCRAFLAQDMKRLTDRDIRHSNRYAINTVQVYGQEKYLVLRDVDARLVLDPLQPSEVNCDVACLVYDVGNPKSFEYIARIYIKYFAESKIPVLIVGTKADLEEVRQEYLLQPPDFCHKYKLLQPQFFSVKHNKKDVYTKLATMAAFPHLKQFGLMSSDPLLWWKAGLGIAAATIVGFFVVKAFHGPGSSVTR from the exons ATGGTTGCCTGGTCGGTGTCGCACAAGCGGCACGTACGAATTCTGCTCGTGGGTGACCAAGGGGTCGGCAAGACGTCCCTGATCCTGTCGCTCGTCAGCGAAGAGTTCCCGGAAGATGTACCGCTGAAGGCGGAAGAGATTACCATACCGGCGGATGTGACGCCGGAGCAGGTTCCCACAAACATTGTCGATTATTCCG cgGCCGAACAATCGGACGAAGCGCTTGCCGAAGAAATTAGAAAGGCACACGTCGTCTGCATCGTTTACTCGGTCGACTGCGAGGAAACGCTCGACGGTATCACCGAGCGATGGCTTCCGATGGTGCAGAAATGTTCCGAAATGGAGCGGAAGCCGGTTGTGCTGGTGGGCAACAAGATCGACCTCGTTGATTATTCTACTATCGAT CACGTTCTTTCGATCATGGAGGACTACCCGGAGGTGGAAAGCTGCGTTGAATGTTCGGCCAAAACTCTGCACAACATTTCCGAGATGTTTTACTACGCTCAGAAGGCCGTGTTGCACCCAACGGCACCGTTGTACATAATGGAGGAGCAGGAC CTAACCGAAGCATGCAAGAAAGCACTTGTCCGCATCTTCAAAGTGTGCGACATCGATGGCGACGGGCTGCTGAATGACTACGAGCTGAATCACTTCCAGCGCCGCTGCTTCAACGCACCGCTCCAGCCCCAGGTGCTGGACGAGGTGAAAGCCGTGCTGATGAAAAACACGCCCGACGGCATCCGCGACGACTCGGTGACGCTGAGCGGCTTCCTCTTCCTGCACTGTCTGTTCATCCAGCGCGGCCGCAACGAAACGACCTGGGCCGTGCTGCGCCGCTTCGGCTACAACGAGAGTCTCGCGATGAGTGACGAATACTTGCATCCGCCGGTGAAGATTCCGCCCGGCAGCAGCACGGAGCTGTCGCACCGTGGCCAGCAGTTTCTCGTGTCGCTGTTCGAGCGGAGCGATCGCGACGGCGACGGGGCCCTTTCGCCGACCGAGTTCCAGAAGCTGTTCAGCGCCTGCCCCAGCCCCCCGTTCTCCACCGATATTAAGCGCACGATACCGACGAACGAGAACGGTTGGCCCACGCTGCACGGCTGGCTGTGCCGCTGGAGCCTCATGACGCTGGTGGACGTGAACAAAACGCTCGAGTACCTCGCCTACTTGGGGTTCAACGTGCACGAGAACGAGTCGCAGCTGGCGGCGATACACGTGACGCGCGAGCGGCGCATCGATCTGGCGAAAAAGCAGAACAGCCGCACGGTGTACATGTGCCACGTGATCGGTGCGAAGGAGGCCGCCAAAACGACCTTCTGCCGCGCGTTCCTGGCGCAGGACATGAAGCGGCTGACGGACCGGGACATACGGCACAGCAACCGGTACGCGATCAACACGGTGCAGGTGTACGGGCAGGAGAAGTACCTCGTGCTGCGGGACGTGGACGCGCGGCTCGTGCTCGACCCGCTGCAGCCGAGCGAGGTGAACTGCGACGTGGCCTGCCTGGTGTACGACGTCGGCAACCCGAAGTCGTTCGAGTACATCGCGCGAATATACATCAAGTACTTTGCGGAGAGCAAAATCCCGGTGCTGATCGTGGGCACCAAGGCGGACCTGGAGGAGGTGCGCCAGGAGTATCTGCTGCAGCCGCCCGACTTTTGCCACAAGTACAAACTGCTCCAGCCCCAGTTCTTCAGCGTGAAGCACAATAAGAAAGACGTCTACACGAAGCTAGCAACGATGGCGGCCTTTCC CCATCTTAAGCAGTTCGGCCTCATGTCGAGCGATCCGTTGCTCTGGTGGAAGGCAGGATTGGGCATTGCGGCGGCCACCATTGTGGGTTTCTTCGTGGTGAAAGCGTTTCACGGCCCCGGTTCGTCGGTAACGCGATGA
- the LOC1277953 gene encoding mitochondrial Rho GTPase isoform X1, with protein sequence MVAWSVSHKRHVRILLVGDQGVGKTSLILSLVSEEFPEDVPLKAEEITIPADVTPEQVPTNIVDYSAAEQSDEALAEEIRKAHVVCIVYSVDCEETLDGITERWLPMVQKCSEMERKPVVLVGNKIDLVDYSTIDHVLSIMEDYPEVESCVECSAKTLHNISEMFYYAQKAVLHPTAPLYIMEEQDLTEACKKALVRIFKVCDIDGDGLLNDYELNHFQRRCFNAPLQPQVLDEVKAVLMKNTPDGIRDDSVTLSGFLFLHCLFIQRGRNETTWAVLRRFGYNESLAMSDEYLHPPVKIPPGSSTELSHRGQQFLVSLFERSDRDGDGALSPTEFQKLFSACPSPPFSTDIKRTIPTNENGWPTLHGWLCRWSLMTLVDVNKTLEYLAYLGFNVHENESQLAAIHVTRERRIDLAKKQNSRTVYMCHVIGAKEAAKTTFCRAFLAQDMKRLTDRDIRHSNRYAINTVQVYGQEKYLVLRDVDARLVLDPLQPSEVNCDVACLVYDVGNPKSFEYIARIYIKYFAESKIPVLIVGTKADLEEVRQEYLLQPPDFCHKYKLLQPQFFSVKHNKKDVYTKLATMAAFPRFQAAWILFYKHRLVQLWETTHLKQFGLMSSDPLLWWKAGLGIAAATIVGFFVVKAFHGPGSSVTR encoded by the exons ATGGTTGCCTGGTCGGTGTCGCACAAGCGGCACGTACGAATTCTGCTCGTGGGTGACCAAGGGGTCGGCAAGACGTCCCTGATCCTGTCGCTCGTCAGCGAAGAGTTCCCGGAAGATGTACCGCTGAAGGCGGAAGAGATTACCATACCGGCGGATGTGACGCCGGAGCAGGTTCCCACAAACATTGTCGATTATTCCG cgGCCGAACAATCGGACGAAGCGCTTGCCGAAGAAATTAGAAAGGCACACGTCGTCTGCATCGTTTACTCGGTCGACTGCGAGGAAACGCTCGACGGTATCACCGAGCGATGGCTTCCGATGGTGCAGAAATGTTCCGAAATGGAGCGGAAGCCGGTTGTGCTGGTGGGCAACAAGATCGACCTCGTTGATTATTCTACTATCGAT CACGTTCTTTCGATCATGGAGGACTACCCGGAGGTGGAAAGCTGCGTTGAATGTTCGGCCAAAACTCTGCACAACATTTCCGAGATGTTTTACTACGCTCAGAAGGCCGTGTTGCACCCAACGGCACCGTTGTACATAATGGAGGAGCAGGAC CTAACCGAAGCATGCAAGAAAGCACTTGTCCGCATCTTCAAAGTGTGCGACATCGATGGCGACGGGCTGCTGAATGACTACGAGCTGAATCACTTCCAGCGCCGCTGCTTCAACGCACCGCTCCAGCCCCAGGTGCTGGACGAGGTGAAAGCCGTGCTGATGAAAAACACGCCCGACGGCATCCGCGACGACTCGGTGACGCTGAGCGGCTTCCTCTTCCTGCACTGTCTGTTCATCCAGCGCGGCCGCAACGAAACGACCTGGGCCGTGCTGCGCCGCTTCGGCTACAACGAGAGTCTCGCGATGAGTGACGAATACTTGCATCCGCCGGTGAAGATTCCGCCCGGCAGCAGCACGGAGCTGTCGCACCGTGGCCAGCAGTTTCTCGTGTCGCTGTTCGAGCGGAGCGATCGCGACGGCGACGGGGCCCTTTCGCCGACCGAGTTCCAGAAGCTGTTCAGCGCCTGCCCCAGCCCCCCGTTCTCCACCGATATTAAGCGCACGATACCGACGAACGAGAACGGTTGGCCCACGCTGCACGGCTGGCTGTGCCGCTGGAGCCTCATGACGCTGGTGGACGTGAACAAAACGCTCGAGTACCTCGCCTACTTGGGGTTCAACGTGCACGAGAACGAGTCGCAGCTGGCGGCGATACACGTGACGCGCGAGCGGCGCATCGATCTGGCGAAAAAGCAGAACAGCCGCACGGTGTACATGTGCCACGTGATCGGTGCGAAGGAGGCCGCCAAAACGACCTTCTGCCGCGCGTTCCTGGCGCAGGACATGAAGCGGCTGACGGACCGGGACATACGGCACAGCAACCGGTACGCGATCAACACGGTGCAGGTGTACGGGCAGGAGAAGTACCTCGTGCTGCGGGACGTGGACGCGCGGCTCGTGCTCGACCCGCTGCAGCCGAGCGAGGTGAACTGCGACGTGGCCTGCCTGGTGTACGACGTCGGCAACCCGAAGTCGTTCGAGTACATCGCGCGAATATACATCAAGTACTTTGCGGAGAGCAAAATCCCGGTGCTGATCGTGGGCACCAAGGCGGACCTGGAGGAGGTGCGCCAGGAGTATCTGCTGCAGCCGCCCGACTTTTGCCACAAGTACAAACTGCTCCAGCCCCAGTTCTTCAGCGTGAAGCACAATAAGAAAGACGTCTACACGAAGCTAGCAACGATGGCGGCCTTTCC TCGATTTCAAGCAGCGTGGATTCTGTTTTATAAGCATAGATTGGTACAGCTGTGGGAAACAAC CCATCTTAAGCAGTTCGGCCTCATGTCGAGCGATCCGTTGCTCTGGTGGAAGGCAGGATTGGGCATTGCGGCGGCCACCATTGTGGGTTTCTTCGTGGTGAAAGCGTTTCACGGCCCCGGTTCGTCGGTAACGCGATGA